Part of the Kitasatospora sp. NBC_00374 genome is shown below.
CACTGCCGGCCCGCTTGCCCAGGACCCGGGCGGCGCTCTCGGCGTCCAGCTCCAGCACCACCCGGAGCAGCACCGCCTCGGCCTGGTCCCGGGGCAGCCTGGCGATCAGCGCGAGCGCGTCCGAGGTGGTGACGGTGGCCAGCGCGGCGCCGGCGGTGTCCTCGGCCGCGGCGAGCTCGGCCAGGTACTCCTCGGGGAGGTCGGCGACCGGTCGGCGCCGCTGGCGTCTGAGGTGGTCCATGGCCCGGTTGCGGGCGATGGTGGCCACCCAGGCGCGGAAGCCGTCGGAGTCCCCGGTGAACCGGTCGAGGTCCCGCGCCACCTGCAGCCAGGCCTCGGAGGCGATGTCCTCCGCGTCCTCGGCCCGGCCGCCGACCAGAACCCGCAGGTAGCGCAGCAGGCCCGGTTGGACGGCCCGGAACAGCAGCCGGAAGGCGTCCTCGTCCCCGGCCCGGGCGGCCAGGACGGCTGCCGCCAGGTCGGCCCTGCGGTCGGGCGACCGCCCCTGGCCGATCGGGCGGCCGACCCCGTTGTCGGCGTCCGCTCCGTGGTGTTCTGCACTCTGCACCCGCCACATGATGCGCCATCCGGGCGGGTGACCCGAAGGGCGGGTCCCGCCCGGGCGGGCCCGGCCGGTCGGGGACGAGGCCCTGTCAGCCGCTGCCATTCGCCCACAGCCCGCAAAGGTGTCCGAGGCATGGCTTCGTAGACGGAGGGCGCTCCCGCCCGGCCGCCCCTCCCCCGCGGACCGGCGGTGACGACTGCCCACGAGCTCCTCGCGGAGGGCATGCGGGAGCACCTCGCACCCGGCCTCCGGGCCGTGGGCTTCACCGGCGGAGGGCAGACCTGCACGCTCCGGCCCGCGCCCCGGCCCTGGCTCAGGCCGCACTCCCCCCGGATCGGACGCGCCGGTCGGCGCGCCGGCCCCCTCGGGCGGAACCGCCGACGACCCGCAGCCCGTCCTGATCAACAGCCGGGGGGCACGAGGCCCCCGGGCGGGACAGGGACGCGGGGGACGCAGCGGCATGCGCAGCAGCGAGACGACGGACGACCGACAGCTGGCCTGGGACGGCTGCCTCAACGTGCGCGATCTCGGCGGTCTGCCCACCGTCGACGGCGGCCGGACCCGCCGGGGCGCCGTCGTGCGCGCCGACAACCTCGACTCGCTGACCGACGAGGGCTGGGCGGCCCTGTGGGCGTACGGCATACGGACCGTGGTGGACCTGCGCGACGAGGCGGACTTCCGGCCCCGGCTCGCCCACCCGGCCGACGTCGAGCTGGTCCGGGTGCCGCTCGACGAGCTGGCCGGCCCCGACTGGTGGGCCCGGTTCGGCGGGCTGGACGGCACGCCGCTGTCCTTCCGCCCCTACCTGGACGACTGCCCGCACGCCGTCGCCGCCCTGGTCACCGCCGTCGCCACGGCCCGCCCGGGCGGCGTGGTGGTGCACTGCGGGGCCGGCCGCGACCGGACCGGGCTGGCCACGCTGGTCCTGCTGGCGGTCGCCGGAGTGCGGGCCGAGGCGATCGCCGCCGACTACCTGCTCAGCACCGAGAACCTCCGGCCGCTGTGGGGCATGCTCGGACGGCCCGACGAGGCGGTGGTGACCGAGGAGATCCTGCGCGAGGCGGGCACCACGGCCGAGGCGGCCCTGCGGGAGGTGCTCGCCGAGTTCGAGCCGCAGTCCTACCTGCCCGCCGCCGAGCTGGCCGCCGTCCGGGCCAGGCTGCTCGGCTGAGCCGCCGCGATCACCAGAGACGGTCGATCCCACCGGGGTACAGCGCGATCCTGGCGCCGGCGAAGGACGCCCGGTGGGCGCGGGCGTGCGCGGTGACGAACTCCGCCAGCACCACCTTGTCGAAGCCGGGCCGGTCGCTCGGAAAGGGCTCCTGCGGCGTGCCTCCGACCAGGACGGTGCCGGGCAGCAGCTGCCAGCCGGCCCGCCGGTAGAACGGCTCCAGCGGCCGGTCGCAGCTGAACACCCCGAGATCGACGCCGAGTTCGGCGAGATGCCCGCGGGCCGCGGCGACCAGCCGGCCGCCGTGGCCGCGGCCCCGGCGGGCCCGGTCGGTGACCACGGCGGACAGGCCGCAGGCCCGGAACACCTGCCCGGCGTGGGTGATCTCCTTGGTGAGCAGGTCGAGTGCGGCCACCACCCGGGGGCCGTCCAGCAGCAGCATCGAGCGGGGCAGCAGCGCCGGATCGTGACCGACCCCCGGGTCCGGCCGCCCGGTCGGCCAGGCCTGCTCCTGCAACTCCCAGACCTGGGCCCGCAGGTCGGACGGCACCTCGGCCTCCGGGTGGACCACCAGCTCCATCTGCCAGACTCCCGTCATGATCTTCCGCACCGCGACCCGCCGGGACCTGCCGGCCGTCCTCGGCCTGCTCGCCGACGAGGACACCGTGGTCGACCCCGACTCGATCACCGTCGGTGCAGCGTACGAGGCCGCGTTCGCCGCGATCGACGCGGACCCGCGCAACGAACTCCTGGTGCTTGACGCCGGCGACGGCACGGTGCTCGGCAGCCTCCAGCTGACCTACATCCCCGGGCTGGGCCGGGGCGGTGCCGAACGGGCACTGATCGAGGCCGTCCGGGTACGCGCCGACCGGCGCGGCGAAGGGCTCGGCCGGGACCTGCTGGACGCGGCCGTCGGACGGGCCCGGGCGCGCGGCTGCGCCCTGGTCCAGCTCACCAGCAACAAGGACCGGGCCCGGGCGCACCGCTTCTACACCTCGCTCGGCTTCACCCGCAGCCACGACGGCTTCAAGCTCGCGCTGTAGTCGCCCGCCCACCTTCGCCCCGCCCGGCCCCGGGAAAACCGCTGGCCGCCGGCCGCCCGCCGTGGCAACACTGGCGGCATGGTTGACTTCGCCGACTTCGACACCCGCAACTACCCGATGGTGGACGTCCGTACCGGCTACGCCGGGTGGGCCGACACCTACGAGCAGACCGTGCAGGACGCCATGGACCTCGCGGTCCTGGCCGCGCTCGCCGTCCCGCGCTGGGCCGAGGCCACCCGGGCGGCCGACCTGGGGTGCGGCACCGGCCGGACCGGCGCCTGGCTGCGCGCGCAGGGCGTGGGCGCCGTCGACGGCGTCGACCTCACCCCCGAGATGCTCGCCCGGGCGCGCGCCAAGGGAGCCCACGACCGCCTGGTCGAGGCGGACCTGGCCGCCACCGGCCTGCCCTCGGACGGCTACGACCTGACGGTCTCGTCCCTGGTGGACGAGCACCTGGCCGACCTCGGCCCGCTCTACCGCGAGGCCCGGCGGCTGACCCGCCCGGGCGGCCTGTTCGTCCTGGTCGGCCTGCACCCGTACTTCATCATGGCCGCCGGCATGCCCACCCACTACGACGCGGCCGACGGCTCCCCGACCGCCATCGCCACCCACATCCACCTGGTCAGCGACCACCTCTCGGCGGGCCTGGCGGCCGGCTGGGAGCTGGCCGAGATGCGCGAGGCCGTGGTGGACGACGAGTGGATCGCGCTCAAGCCGAAGTGGGAGCGCCTGCGCAGCCACCCGGTCTCGGCCGCCTACGTCTGGCGCAACCCCGCCTGAGAACGCCTCAGAACCCCGAGCTCGGGCTGGTGAGCACCCGGGTACGGCCGTCGGCGCGGGCGGCCAGCCCGGCCGTCAGGCGCAGCGAGCGGGCGGGGCCGAGCAGGGTGAGGGCCTCCTCGGGGGAGGCCCAGCGGTGGTCGTCGAGCTCCCCGGCCGGCAGCGTGATCGGGGTGTCGGCGGCCATGGTGCCGAGGTCGAACAGGAAGTGGCTCGCCGGGTGGTCGAGTTCGCCGGAGGGGTTGGTCCAGGCGACCACCAGCAGCTCGCCGGCCTCCCGGACGATCCCGGTCTCCTCCGTCAGCTCCCGGGAGGCGCACTGCCGTGGGTTCTCGCCGAGGTCGACGGTGCCGCCGACGAACTGCCAGTGCTCGCGGTAGCCGGCCTTCACGATCAGCACCCGGCCCGCCGGGTCGGTGATCAGGCAGCCGGCGGCGGCGTACACCCGGTGCAGCGAGGCGAGCCACTCCTCGCGGGACTGGAGCAGCGGGCTGTCCGACATGGCACTCCTTCGGGACGGGACGGTGTCGCGACCCACTCTCGCAGCACCGGTCCGCCTCGGGCGGACGAACGGGGTGGCACCCGCCGTGCGGACACCACCCCGTCGGGGCGCTCAGTGCGCGGAGTGCTTCTCGGCGCCGCGGTGCCGGTGGCCCGGGAGCTCGGCGTGGTGGGCCTGGCCCGGCGGTGGGGCGGTGGCGGCGAGGGCCCGGCGGCCGCCGTGGCTGAAGGTGTCGTCACCGAAGTAGGGCCCCACCCGGGCGGCGGTCGGGTTGTCGGTGTGGAGCTGCGGGGCGAGCGGGCTCGTACTGGTCGCCATCGAGCGGCGTTCCAGGATGTCCTGGGTACCCCGGCGGAGCTTGGTCATCTTGGCCGTCGATCGTTTGGTCATCATCGACCTCCCTTCGGCGGCCGCCGGTCTCCGCGGGCTGCGGGTCGGGCGGCTGCACGGCTGCGGCATCCGTTCCGGTATGCCCACCTATGAGCTGGTATACACCCCTGATTGATCCCTGGCATTCCGCGGAGCGGCGACCGCCGTTCAGGGCCGTGTGAAACCATGCCGCGTGGCTACGGTGATACAAGATGAGCATTCCGCGACCTCATCCGCCGAACGCCCGGCGCAGGACGGACCGGGCGGCGGCGACGCCCTGCGTGTCCGCCACCCCGCGGCGCTGCTGCGCCTGCTGGTCGGCCTCGCCGCCGTCGGCTTCACCCTGCTGATCGCCGACTACGCCCAGCGCACCGCCCTCGGCCTGGACCGCGACATCTCCGACGGCGCCGGACTGCTGCCACGCACCCCGGTCCGGGTGGTCGGCGCCCTGTGCACCGCCGCCCTGCTGCTCGTCCCGCCGGCCTTCGCCACCGCCCGCCTGCTGCGCGGCGACCGGCGACGGGTCACCGACGGCGTCCTCGCCGCCGTGATCGCCTACGCGCTCGCGCTCGCCCTCGACCTCGGCGTCGACGGCCTGGCCACCCTGACCCACCCCGCCCCGGGTGGCGTCGGCCGGACCGACCCGGTCTACGGGCACCTGGCCCCCGTCCTCGCCTTCATGACCACCGTCGGCACCCTCGGGCTGACCCGCTGGCGCACCGCCCTCGCCGTCGCGCTCACCCTGGCCGGCCTGTCCGGGCTCCTCACCGGCTACGCCACTCCGCTGTCCCTGCTGCTCGGCCTGCTGGTCGGCTGGACCGCCGCGCACGGCACCCGGTACGCCCTCGGCGAGCCCACCAGCCTGCCCACCGACCGCCGGCTGCGCAGCACCCTCGGCAAGGCGGGCGTGCGGCCGGACACCATCCGGCGGACCGGACCCAGCCGCTACCTGGTCACCCAGCGGGACGGCCGCCCTGAGCTGGAGGTCCGGCTGCTCGACCGGCAGGCCCAGGCCAGCGGCCTGCTGCACCGGATCTGGCAACTGCTGCGACTGCGGACCGCGCCCCCGGCGCTCGGCCTGCGTCCGCTGCGCGCCGGCCTGGAACGTCAGGCGCTGCTCGCCTACGCCGCGACCGCGGCCGGCGTCCGCACCCCCGAACCCGTCGCCGTCGCCGAGCTGGGACCGGACGCCGCCCTGGTGGCCTACCCCCGGCTGTCCGCCCGGCCGCTGCACGAGCTGACCGACGCCGAGCTCACCGACGAGGTGCTGGCCGACGCCTGGCGGCAGCTGCGGCTGCTCCAGCGCCGGCAGCTGGCGCACCGCACCATCGGTCCGGACAGTTTGTTGGTGGACGCCGCCGGCGCCGTCCACCTGGTCGACCTGGCCGACGGCGAGATCGCGGCCGGCGAACTGCTGCTCAAGCTGGACCTCGCCGGGCTGCTCACCGTGCTCGCCCTGCGGGCCGGCCCGGAACGCGCGGTGCTGACCGGCAACGCGGTGCTCGGCCCGGCCGCCGTCGGCGCGGCGCTGCCCCTGCTGCAGCCGATCGCCCTCGCCCGGGACACCCGGGCCGCCCTGCGCGAGCACCCCGCGCTGGTCGCCGAGGTCCGTGCGGAGGTGCTGCGCAGCCTGCCGCAGGCACCGGCCCAGCCGGTCCGGCTGGAGCGGCTGCGGCCGCGCACGCTGATCACCGTGCTGGCCGGGATGCTGGCCGGCTTCCTGCTGCTGAAGGAGCTGTTCAGCGGCAGCAACCCGATCACCGTGCTGGCCGGGGCGGACCCGCTGTGGCTGGCGGCGGCCGCGCTGGCCTCCGCCGCCAGCTACCCGGCGGCCACCCTCGGGTTCATCGGCTTCGTGCCGGAACGGCTGACCTTCGGCCGGGCGCTGATGGCGCAGGTGGCCGGGTCGTTCGTGAAGCTGGTGTCACCCGGCGCGGTCGGCGGGGTGGCACTCAACACCCGGTTCCTGCAGCGCAGCGGCATCCCGACCGCCCAGGCGCTGTCCAGCGTCGGCGCCGCCCAGTTGCTCGGCCTGATGCTGCACCTGCTGCAGGTCGCCTGCTTCGGCTGGCTGCTCGGGCGCGGCACGCAGACCGAGATGCCCGACCCGGCCGCGATGGCGGTGATCCTGGCCGGGCTGGGCCTGCTGCTGCTCTCGGTGGTGGCCGTGCCCCGGCTGCGCCGCCGGCTCCAGGCCCTGCTGCGGCCGCTGCGCGCCGAGGTGCTGCCCCGGCTGCTCGACCTGCTTCAGCAGCCGGGCAAGCTGGCGGCCGGGCTGGCCGGGCAGCTCCTGGTCTCGCTGACGTTCGTGACCTGCTTGTACTGCTGCGCGCGGGCGATCGGGCAGAGCCCGCAGTTCGCGGCGGCCGGCTTCACCTTCATGGCCGGCAACGCGGTGGGCTCGGCGGTGCCGACCCCGGGCGGGGTCGGCGGGGTCGAGGCCCTCCTGCAGCAGCTGCTGGCCGGCACCGGCGGGATGGACATGGGGACGGCGCTCGCCGTGGTCGTGCTGTACCGGCTGCTGACCTTCCTGCTGCCGGTCCTGCCCGGCTGGGCCGCGTTCGCCTGGCTGCAGCGGCGCAAGGCGCTCTGAGCGCCGGCGGCCGCAGCGGCGGGCCTCAGACCCGGTACTCGTCCTCGTCCAGGTCGACCTCGCGGACCTGCTCGACGGCGTCGCCGTCGTCGGAGTCCCCGGCGCCCAGTGCCCGGCGCTCGCTCAGCAGCTCGAGGTCGTCACCGAGGTGGTCGGCCACCTCGCGTTCCTCGTCCTCCGCCTCGACGACCACCGGCGATTCCTCGTCGAAGTCCTCCGGAAATTCGGGGCTCTCAGGATTCTGGGGCATGTCGCCAGTATCCGCCGCCGGCGGGCGCTTGGCGCGGTGCGGAGCGGCCCTCGGCGTGTTGCCCGCGCGCCTGCCTGCACTCGGCGCTACACGGCCGGGTCGAGCACCTTGCGGGTGATCCGCTCGGCGACAGCGGCGACCAGGTTCCGCGAGCGGCGCGGCGCGAGGTGGGCGGCGAGCAGGTTGCTCAGGCCGGGCGTCACGTACGGGCGGTCGCGGTCGAGGGCCCGCAGCGCGGCGCGGACCACCGTCTCGGGGGTGGCCATCCGGCCGGTGACGGCCGCCTTGCGGGTGCCGATGGCCTCGAAGAAGCCGGTCTCCACCGGGCCCGGGCACAGGGCCAGCACCCGGACCCCGCGCCGCCGGTACTCCTGCCGCAGGGCGAGGCTGAAGTTCAGTACGAAGCTCTTGGTGGACGCGTAGACGGCGAAGTAGGGCGAGGGCTGGAAGGCCGCCACCGAGGCGACGTTGACCACCGCGCCGGAGCCGCGGGCCAGCATGCCGGGCAGCACGGCGTGCGCGAGGTCGACCGGGGCCACCACGTTGACCATCAGCTGCTCGTGGTCGCGGACGGCGGCCGTCTCCTCGAAGCGGCCGCAGGTGCCGAAGCCGGCGTTGTTGACCAGCAGGTCCACGGTGCGGCCCAGGGCGTCCAGCTCGGCGGCGATCAGCCGGGCCGCGCCGGGCTCGGCGAGGTCCTGGAGCACCACGTCGACCCGGACGCCGTGCGCGGTGCGCAGGTCGGAGGCGAGGGCCTTCAGACGGTCGGCGGACCGCGCGGTGAGGACCAGGTCGTGGCCGCGGGCGGCGAGCTGCGCGGCGAACTCCGCGCCGAGGCCGGACGAGGCACCGGTGACGAGGGCGGTGGGCATGGCGGGGCTCCTTGGGGGGTCGGCGGGCCGAGGGTCGACGAACCACGGCAACTGAGACAGAACAGTAGCTTTTTCTCCCAAAAACGCAACAAGTGTGTAGCAGTTGTTGGGCGAACTGATGCTCGGCTGTATCGTCTGTCGGGGAGCTGACCAGGAGGCACGGATGAGCGGCACAACGGCGGGCCGGCCGCTGCGCGCGGACGCGGAACGCAGCGTGCGCGCCATCCTGGCGGCGGCCGAACGCGTCCTGGCGGCCAATCCGGCCGCCTCCATGGAACAGATCGCCGAGGCCTCCGGGGTCGCCAGGACCACCGTGCACCGCCGCTTCGCCAGCCGGCAGGCGCTGGTCGACGCCCTCGCCGCCTCCGCCGTACGGCAGCTGGCCACCGCGATCGAGGAAAGCCGCCCGGACTCCTCACCCGCCCTGGTCGTGATGCACCGGGCCACCGCGAACGTGATCCGGGTGAAGGGCGCCTGGAGCTTCGCGCTCAACCTGCCCGCACAGGAGGGCAGCGAGGCCGCCGACGGCTGGGCCGAGATCGACCGGCGCTGCCTCGAACTGCTCACCAGGGCCCGGCAGGAGGGCGTGATCGACCCGGCGGCGGACCTCTCCTGGGTCGCCCGGGTGTACTACGCGCTGCTCGGCGAGGCCGTCCACGGGCGCCCCGAGGGCGAGGAGGTCGACCCGGAGGCGCTGGCCGCGCGGATCGTCGACACCCTGCTGCACGGCGCGGGGCCACGCCGGTAGCGGTGCCTCAGTCCGAGATCTGCTGGCGCTCCTCGCCGGTGTCGAAGTAGGAGTCCAGGTAGTCGTCGGGCTCCAGCGGGCTCTCCCGCAGCAGGGAGAACACCTCGGCCCCGGAACCGGGCCGGTCGAACATCCGGTACGCCTGGGCGATGGCCAGGTACTCGAAGCCGCCCTCGGCCGCGTAGGCCTCGGCCTCGGTCTCGGCCAACTCGATCGCCCGGTCGATCGAGTCGGCGTACCAGAGGGTGATCCGTTCCTCGTAGGCCTGCGGCCGGGCGTCCCAGCGGAACACGCACCGCACCCCGTACCAGCCGAACCCGTCCTCGTCCGTCATGCCCTCGTCCGTCATGCCCCGCCCTTCGTGCAGATCGGCGAAGCCTAGCCGCAGGACTGCGAGACCCGCCGGACGGAGGTCGGGTCGAGCGCGGAGCGGGCTCGTCCCGGGTCGCCGGCGGCTGAGGCGCGCGCCCGCGCCCGTCACCACCGCGCACCGGCCAGACGCCAGTCAACTCGCCGACGCCGACACGGCTTTGGCCACATCGGGTGACCTGCCGGGGGACACGCCCGGCGCGTCGCGAAGCCGCTGCCAGGATCGTGGCCGCACCGTGCTCCCCCGCTCCCCCAGCCGCGCGACCACCCGCGCAACCACCCCGCGCAACCACCCTCACCCGAGGAGCTCCATGACCGAAGAGACCGGACGGACGGTCAAGCCCGGCCGAAGCGACAGCCGCCCCCACGAGGACCTCAAGCTCCAGCTCCCCAGCGAACGCCGGATCCACACCCAGCAGCCGATGTCGGTGACGGCCATGAGCCGCCGGCTGCCCCAACTCGTCCGCCGGGCCTTCGCCCTGGCCTGGCGGGTGGACCGCACCTCCACCGTCCTGCTGCTGCTCCTCCAGGCGCTGTCCGGCGGCCTCGGGGCGGTCGCCCTGATCGCCACCACCGCGACCATCGGCCTGGTCGCCACCGGCCGGATCGCCGACCACTTCGGCCAGGCCCTCCCCTCCCTCACCGTGCTCGGCCTGGCCACCGGGCTGCGGGCGCTGGCCGGGGTCGCGATCACCGGACTGTCCGAGCGGCTGGCCCCCCGGATCGGCCGCGAGGGCGAACTGACCCTGCTGGAGGCCGCCACCTCCGCCGAGCTGGCCGCCTACGACACTCCCGGCTACAACGACAAGTGGGACGCCGCCGACCGCGGCGCCGACGTCTCCAAGGAGCTGATCGGGGACGCCCAGAACCTGATCTCCTCCGCCGTGTCCCTGCTCGCCGCCGCCTCCGTGCTGACGGTGCTGCACCCCCTGCTGCTGCCCTTCCTGGTGGCCGCCTCGGTGCCCTCCGGTCTGGCCGCCGTCCGCTCCGCCCGGGTGCACTACCTCGGCATGCTCGCCACCCTGGAGGACCGGCGGCTGCTCGGACTGCTGCGCTGGTTCCTGGTCGACAAGACCACCGCCGACCAGGTCAGGTCGGACACCGTCGCGGACTTCCTGATCGGCCGCTACCGCCAGGCCGGCGCCCGGATCGACCGGACCACCGACGAGGCGGCCTGGCGGTCCGCCCGGATCACCCTGACCGGCGCGCTGGCCGGCGGACTCGCCTCGCTGACCGTCTGGGCGGTGCTGGTCTGGCTGCTCACCAGTGGCCGGATGGGCATCGCCGCCGCCGGCACCGCCGTGATCGGCCTGCGCGCCGCCGCCACCGGTCTTCAGGGCATCGTGGGCTTCGGCGCCCGGCTCTACCGGCTCGGCCTGTACCTGGACGACTGGGCCGAGTTCGTGGAACTCGCGGGCGGCCACCGGATCGACCGCGGCACCGTCCGCCCCGAAGGCCCCGAGCAGGTGGAGGTCCGGGACGTCTCCTACACCTACCCGGGCGCGGACCGGCCCGCGTTGGACGGCGTGTCGCTGCGGCTGGCCCGGGGCGAGATCGTCGCCCTGATCGGCGAGAACGGCTCCGGCAAGACCACCCTGATGAAGTGCCTGGCCGCGCTCAACCTGCCGCACGGCGGCGAGGTGCTGTGGGACGGGGTGCCCACCCGCGCGCTGGACGCCCGGGCGGCCTGGCGGCGCACCGCCGTCGTCCCGCAGGAGTTCGCCCGCTGGCCGCTCACCGCACGGGACAACATCCAGCTCGGGCAGTCGCTGCGCGGTGGCGACGAGGCCGTCCTGCGCGCCGCCGCCCTGTGCGGGGCGGACGAAGTGATCGGCGGGCTGCGGTCCGGGCTGGACACCCTGCTGGCCAGGGAGTGGTGGGGCGGTGTCGAGCTGAGCAGCGGTCAGTGGCAGCGGATCGCGGTCGCCCGGGCGCTGCACCGCGAGGCCGGCCTGCTGGTCCTGGACGAGCCCACCTCCGACCTCGACGCCCGGGTCGAGCACCGGATCTTCCACAGCCTGCGCGCGCCGGCCCGGGACCGCGCGATCATCCTGGTCACCCACAACCTGATCAATGCCGCGGTGGCCGACCGGATCGTGGTGATGCGCGAGGGCCGGATCGTCCAGACCGGCAGCTACACCCAACTCACCGCCGAACCCGGGCTCTTCCGCGAGCTGTGGCTGCTGCAGCGCGACCGCGGCCGGCTCCCCGTCCAGCGGACCACCACCGACGGCTGAGCCCGCGCGGGTACCTCGGGTCCGAGCCTCGGCCCGGGGTAC
Proteins encoded:
- a CDS encoding TetR/AcrR family transcriptional regulator, translated to MSGTTAGRPLRADAERSVRAILAAAERVLAANPAASMEQIAEASGVARTTVHRRFASRQALVDALAASAVRQLATAIEESRPDSSPALVVMHRATANVIRVKGAWSFALNLPAQEGSEAADGWAEIDRRCLELLTRARQEGVIDPAADLSWVARVYYALLGEAVHGRPEGEEVDPEALAARIVDTLLHGAGPRR
- a CDS encoding ATP-binding cassette domain-containing protein; the protein is MTEETGRTVKPGRSDSRPHEDLKLQLPSERRIHTQQPMSVTAMSRRLPQLVRRAFALAWRVDRTSTVLLLLLQALSGGLGAVALIATTATIGLVATGRIADHFGQALPSLTVLGLATGLRALAGVAITGLSERLAPRIGREGELTLLEAATSAELAAYDTPGYNDKWDAADRGADVSKELIGDAQNLISSAVSLLAAASVLTVLHPLLLPFLVAASVPSGLAAVRSARVHYLGMLATLEDRRLLGLLRWFLVDKTTADQVRSDTVADFLIGRYRQAGARIDRTTDEAAWRSARITLTGALAGGLASLTVWAVLVWLLTSGRMGIAAAGTAVIGLRAAATGLQGIVGFGARLYRLGLYLDDWAEFVELAGGHRIDRGTVRPEGPEQVEVRDVSYTYPGADRPALDGVSLRLARGEIVALIGENGSGKTTLMKCLAALNLPHGGEVLWDGVPTRALDARAAWRRTAVVPQEFARWPLTARDNIQLGQSLRGGDEAVLRAAALCGADEVIGGLRSGLDTLLAREWWGGVELSSGQWQRIAVARALHREAGLLVLDEPTSDLDARVEHRIFHSLRAPARDRAIILVTHNLINAAVADRIVVMREGRIVQTGSYTQLTAEPGLFRELWLLQRDRGRLPVQRTTTDG
- a CDS encoding tyrosine-protein phosphatase, with product MRSSETTDDRQLAWDGCLNVRDLGGLPTVDGGRTRRGAVVRADNLDSLTDEGWAALWAYGIRTVVDLRDEADFRPRLAHPADVELVRVPLDELAGPDWWARFGGLDGTPLSFRPYLDDCPHAVAALVTAVATARPGGVVVHCGAGRDRTGLATLVLLAVAGVRAEAIAADYLLSTENLRPLWGMLGRPDEAVVTEEILREAGTTAEAALREVLAEFEPQSYLPAAELAAVRARLLG
- a CDS encoding NUDIX domain-containing protein yields the protein MSDSPLLQSREEWLASLHRVYAAAGCLITDPAGRVLIVKAGYREHWQFVGGTVDLGENPRQCASRELTEETGIVREAGELLVVAWTNPSGELDHPASHFLFDLGTMAADTPITLPAGELDDHRWASPEEALTLLGPARSLRLTAGLAARADGRTRVLTSPSSGF
- a CDS encoding SDR family NAD(P)-dependent oxidoreductase: MPTALVTGASSGLGAEFAAQLAARGHDLVLTARSADRLKALASDLRTAHGVRVDVVLQDLAEPGAARLIAAELDALGRTVDLLVNNAGFGTCGRFEETAAVRDHEQLMVNVVAPVDLAHAVLPGMLARGSGAVVNVASVAAFQPSPYFAVYASTKSFVLNFSLALRQEYRRRGVRVLALCPGPVETGFFEAIGTRKAAVTGRMATPETVVRAALRALDRDRPYVTPGLSNLLAAHLAPRRSRNLVAAVAERITRKVLDPAV
- a CDS encoding YbhN family protein; this translates as MATVIQDEHSATSSAERPAQDGPGGGDALRVRHPAALLRLLVGLAAVGFTLLIADYAQRTALGLDRDISDGAGLLPRTPVRVVGALCTAALLLVPPAFATARLLRGDRRRVTDGVLAAVIAYALALALDLGVDGLATLTHPAPGGVGRTDPVYGHLAPVLAFMTTVGTLGLTRWRTALAVALTLAGLSGLLTGYATPLSLLLGLLVGWTAAHGTRYALGEPTSLPTDRRLRSTLGKAGVRPDTIRRTGPSRYLVTQRDGRPELEVRLLDRQAQASGLLHRIWQLLRLRTAPPALGLRPLRAGLERQALLAYAATAAGVRTPEPVAVAELGPDAALVAYPRLSARPLHELTDAELTDEVLADAWRQLRLLQRRQLAHRTIGPDSLLVDAAGAVHLVDLADGEIAAGELLLKLDLAGLLTVLALRAGPERAVLTGNAVLGPAAVGAALPLLQPIALARDTRAALREHPALVAEVRAEVLRSLPQAPAQPVRLERLRPRTLITVLAGMLAGFLLLKELFSGSNPITVLAGADPLWLAAAALASAASYPAATLGFIGFVPERLTFGRALMAQVAGSFVKLVSPGAVGGVALNTRFLQRSGIPTAQALSSVGAAQLLGLMLHLLQVACFGWLLGRGTQTEMPDPAAMAVILAGLGLLLLSVVAVPRLRRRLQALLRPLRAEVLPRLLDLLQQPGKLAAGLAGQLLVSLTFVTCLYCCARAIGQSPQFAAAGFTFMAGNAVGSAVPTPGGVGGVEALLQQLLAGTGGMDMGTALAVVVLYRLLTFLLPVLPGWAAFAWLQRRKAL
- a CDS encoding RNA polymerase sigma factor gives rise to the protein MWRVQSAEHHGADADNGVGRPIGQGRSPDRRADLAAAVLAARAGDEDAFRLLFRAVQPGLLRYLRVLVGGRAEDAEDIASEAWLQVARDLDRFTGDSDGFRAWVATIARNRAMDHLRRQRRRPVADLPEEYLAELAAAEDTAGAALATVTTSDALALIARLPRDQAEAVLLRVVLELDAESAARVLGKRAGSVRMAAHRGLRRLAGLLEQTGGAAAGLPGRDRSTPPPRVPGQPAGPAPAETAKKISAQGVTPRRAATLKDMR
- a CDS encoding GNAT family N-acetyltransferase translates to MTGVWQMELVVHPEAEVPSDLRAQVWELQEQAWPTGRPDPGVGHDPALLPRSMLLLDGPRVVAALDLLTKEITHAGQVFRACGLSAVVTDRARRGRGHGGRLVAAARGHLAELGVDLGVFSCDRPLEPFYRRAGWQLLPGTVLVGGTPQEPFPSDRPGFDKVVLAEFVTAHARAHRASFAGARIALYPGGIDRLW
- a CDS encoding class I SAM-dependent methyltransferase, with translation MVDFADFDTRNYPMVDVRTGYAGWADTYEQTVQDAMDLAVLAALAVPRWAEATRAADLGCGTGRTGAWLRAQGVGAVDGVDLTPEMLARARAKGAHDRLVEADLAATGLPSDGYDLTVSSLVDEHLADLGPLYREARRLTRPGGLFVLVGLHPYFIMAAGMPTHYDAADGSPTAIATHIHLVSDHLSAGLAAGWELAEMREAVVDDEWIALKPKWERLRSHPVSAAYVWRNPA
- a CDS encoding N-acetyltransferase family protein; translated protein: MIFRTATRRDLPAVLGLLADEDTVVDPDSITVGAAYEAAFAAIDADPRNELLVLDAGDGTVLGSLQLTYIPGLGRGGAERALIEAVRVRADRRGEGLGRDLLDAAVGRARARGCALVQLTSNKDRARAHRFYTSLGFTRSHDGFKLAL